The proteins below come from a single Caldilineales bacterium genomic window:
- a CDS encoding thiamine pyrophosphate-binding protein: MTTITGGELLLKCLKAEGAEMIFGVLDGSFNAWLAKLKDYEIGYICPRHEAAAAHMAEAWARVRGEPGIVIGGIGPGAANMVSGVAVAYAEGSPLIVLSGQRRRNIIYPDRGGAFQVLDLLDLYRPVTKWRAGLRDLRRLPELMRAAFRTALSGRPGPVYIEIPEDLMRATIADDEIDIWPPDRYRVSDLGAGDPAKIAQAAEMLMAAERPLLHAGSGVLWAGAAGEFVALGEHLGAAMTTTLAARGAVPEDHRQYLHLLNREALEAARGEADVVLAVGARLGELDGWGRAPLWGDAKTQTFIQVDADPTAIGANHPVDLGIVGDAGAVLAALTQAVLARSTARPPHAGFDRYDKSTAKWRQELAQHLSYGGCEGINSGQMVQAVRAFFSRDAITVQDGGNTSLWCANYNTIYEPRTYLYTAKFGHLGTGLPYAIGAKIAMPNRPVYLITGDGALGFNIQELETARRHNLPITIIVAADQGWGMERSSQLFAQVGAMIETEHHPTRYDLIAQAFGCHGELVTEIEHLAPALARAEASGQPALVQVMVDKVANLAPPGALVFGSMVYRATD, from the coding sequence ATGACTACCATCACCGGAGGCGAACTCCTCCTCAAATGCCTGAAAGCTGAAGGCGCCGAGATGATCTTCGGCGTGTTGGATGGCAGCTTCAACGCCTGGCTGGCGAAACTGAAGGACTACGAGATCGGCTACATCTGCCCGCGACACGAGGCCGCCGCCGCCCACATGGCCGAGGCCTGGGCGCGGGTGCGCGGCGAGCCGGGCATCGTCATCGGCGGCATCGGGCCGGGCGCAGCCAACATGGTTTCGGGCGTGGCCGTGGCCTATGCCGAGGGCAGCCCGCTCATCGTCCTCAGCGGCCAGCGCCGGCGCAACATCATCTACCCCGACCGCGGCGGCGCTTTCCAGGTGCTCGACCTGCTCGACCTCTACCGCCCGGTAACGAAATGGCGGGCGGGGCTGCGCGACCTTCGCCGCCTGCCCGAACTGATGCGGGCGGCCTTCCGCACTGCGCTCAGCGGCCGGCCCGGCCCGGTCTACATCGAAATCCCCGAAGACCTGATGCGGGCGACAATCGCCGACGACGAAATCGACATCTGGCCGCCCGACCGCTATCGGGTGAGCGACCTGGGCGCGGGCGACCCGGCCAAGATCGCTCAGGCCGCCGAGATGCTCATGGCAGCCGAGCGCCCCCTGCTCCATGCCGGCAGCGGTGTGCTGTGGGCGGGCGCGGCGGGCGAGTTCGTGGCCTTGGGCGAACACCTGGGCGCGGCCATGACCACCACCCTGGCCGCGCGCGGGGCCGTGCCCGAAGACCATCGCCAGTATCTCCACCTCCTCAACCGCGAGGCTTTGGAGGCTGCCCGGGGCGAAGCCGATGTGGTGTTGGCTGTGGGCGCACGGCTGGGCGAGCTGGATGGATGGGGCCGCGCTCCCCTTTGGGGCGACGCGAAAACCCAGACCTTCATCCAGGTGGACGCCGATCCCACTGCCATCGGGGCCAACCACCCGGTCGATCTCGGCATCGTTGGCGACGCAGGCGCAGTGCTTGCGGCCCTGACGCAAGCCGTTCTCGCCCGCTCCACCGCTCGCCCACCCCATGCTGGCTTCGATCGTTATGACAAGTCAACGGCGAAATGGCGGCAGGAGCTGGCGCAACACCTGAGCTACGGCGGCTGCGAAGGCATCAATTCCGGCCAGATGGTGCAGGCGGTGCGCGCCTTCTTCTCCCGCGACGCCATCACCGTGCAGGATGGCGGCAATACCAGCCTGTGGTGCGCCAACTACAACACCATCTACGAGCCGCGCACCTATCTTTACACGGCCAAATTCGGGCACCTGGGCACCGGCCTGCCCTACGCCATCGGCGCCAAGATCGCCATGCCCAACCGCCCGGTCTACCTCATCACCGGCGATGGCGCCCTGGGCTTCAACATCCAGGAATTGGAGACGGCCCGCCGCCACAACCTCCCCATCACCATCATCGTCGCCGCCGACCAGGGCTGGGGGATGGAGCGCTCGTCGCAACTCTTCGCCCAGGTGGGGGCGATGATCGAAACCGAGCATCACCCCACCCGCTACGACCTCATCGCCCAGGCCTTCGGCTGCCACGGCGAGCTGGTGACAGAGATCGAGCACCTGGCGCCGGCCCTCGCACGTGCGGAGGCATCCGGCCAGCCCGCCCTGGTGCAGGTGATGGTGGACAAAGTGGCCAACCTGGCCCCGCCCGGCGCCCTCGTCTTCGGCTCGATGGTCTATCGGGCGACGGATTGA
- a CDS encoding molybdenum cofactor guanylyltransferase produces MDDPTPRPACSVLILAGGASSRMGQNKALAPFLGKPLIERVLAVARQLTDDILLVANDAPTYAHLGLPCIADQTPGLGPLMGLYSGLTVARYDLALLVACDMPFLSLDLIRRLIDLAPGFDVVLPRTEDGLHPLHALYRRSTCIPAIAAAVTAGQRRMIAFHPQVRVREVHEDEVAAFDPTGFALMNVNTPEDLAAAQHIAHRAWYQEEA; encoded by the coding sequence ATGGATGACCCCACTCCCCGGCCGGCGTGCAGCGTCCTCATTCTGGCCGGCGGCGCCAGCAGCCGCATGGGCCAGAACAAAGCTCTGGCGCCGTTCCTGGGCAAGCCGCTGATCGAAAGGGTGCTGGCCGTGGCCCGGCAATTGACCGATGACATCCTCCTGGTGGCCAACGACGCCCCCACCTACGCCCACCTGGGCCTGCCCTGCATCGCCGACCAAACGCCGGGCCTGGGGCCGCTGATGGGGCTGTATTCGGGCCTGACCGTCGCCCGCTACGACCTGGCGCTGCTGGTGGCCTGCGACATGCCCTTCCTCAGCCTGGATCTCATACGCCGGCTGATCGATCTGGCCCCCGGCTTCGACGTCGTCCTGCCGCGCACCGAGGACGGCCTCCACCCGCTCCATGCCCTCTACCGGCGCTCGACCTGCATCCCGGCCATCGCCGCCGCCGTCACCGCCGGCCAACGCCGCATGATCGCCTTCCATCCCCAGGTGCGGGTGCGCGAGGTCCACGAAGACGAGGTCGCCGCCTTCGACCCCACCGGCTTCGCCCTGATGAACGTGAACACACCTGAAGATCTGGCCGCGGCCCAGCACATCGCCCATCGCGCCTGGTATCAGGAGGAAGCATGA
- a CDS encoding antitoxin family protein, translated as MSTTLRTLEAVYENGLLRPLEPIQDRKDQIYIEMILTPRVWQEQQRMAKPDLRGKYRSYLSRSSDFMAGKQAEKALER; from the coding sequence ATGAGTACCACACTGCGCACTCTGGAAGCAGTCTACGAGAACGGTCTGTTGCGGCCGCTCGAGCCGATACAAGATCGCAAGGACCAGATCTATATTGAGATGATCTTGACCCCTCGCGTGTGGCAGGAGCAGCAGCGCATGGCAAAGCCCGACTTACGCGGGAAGTATCGCAGCTATCTTAGCAGGAGCAGTGACTTCATGGCCGGCAAGCAGGCTGAAAAAGCCCTGGAGCGTTGA
- the acpP gene encoding acyl carrier protein produces the protein MSVESRIVEIIADQLGVKAEKVTMDARFREDLEADSLDLVELMMAFEEEFGGEISDEQAQKVATVGEVVALLKAAGAGDED, from the coding sequence ATGAGTGTTGAAAGCCGTATTGTCGAAATCATCGCCGATCAACTGGGCGTCAAAGCCGAGAAGGTCACGATGGACGCCAGGTTCCGCGAGGATCTGGAAGCCGATAGCCTCGACCTGGTCGAACTGATGATGGCCTTCGAAGAGGAATTCGGCGGCGAAATCTCTGACGAACAGGCCCAGAAAGTCGCGACCGTAGGCGAAGTCGTAGCGCTGCTCAAGGCAGCGGGCGCCGGCGACGAGGACTAA
- the fni gene encoding type 2 isopentenyl-diphosphate Delta-isomerase, which translates to MSGSHASRKADHIRINLDQDVSFPRLTTGLERWRFIHQALPEVDLPGVDTGGTLFGKRFRAPLLISSMTGGAEEAHRINLNLAEAAEAAGIAMGLGSQRAAIEDPALAYTFQVRRVAPTLLLFANLGAVQLNKGYTVAHCCRAVDMIEADALILHLNPLQEAVQADGDWQWGGLAAKIEQVCRALSVPVIAKEVGWGISAETARLLVEAGVCAIDVAGAGGTSWTEVEYHRAPNDRFRRLARAFADWGLSTVDSLLEVRRLYPYLPLFASGGLRGGIDVAKCLALGADLGGMAGPFLKAADKGAEAVADEIAATLAELRVAMFAAGAANLTELRRPGRLVERQGC; encoded by the coding sequence ATGTCCGGCAGCCATGCCAGCCGCAAAGCCGATCACATCCGCATCAATCTCGACCAGGACGTGAGTTTCCCTCGTCTGACCACCGGTCTCGAACGCTGGCGTTTCATTCATCAGGCGCTGCCCGAGGTGGATCTGCCAGGGGTCGATACAGGGGGAACGTTGTTTGGCAAACGCTTTCGGGCGCCGTTGCTGATCTCATCGATGACCGGCGGCGCCGAGGAGGCGCACCGCATCAACCTGAACCTGGCCGAAGCCGCCGAGGCGGCGGGGATCGCGATGGGGCTGGGGTCGCAGCGAGCGGCGATCGAAGACCCGGCCCTGGCCTACACTTTCCAGGTGCGGCGGGTGGCGCCGACGCTGTTGTTGTTTGCCAACCTGGGCGCAGTCCAGTTGAACAAAGGCTATACGGTCGCGCACTGCTGCCGGGCCGTCGATATGATCGAGGCCGATGCCCTGATCCTGCATCTAAACCCGTTGCAAGAGGCGGTGCAGGCCGATGGCGATTGGCAGTGGGGCGGACTGGCGGCCAAAATCGAGCAGGTGTGCCGCGCCCTGTCCGTGCCCGTCATCGCCAAAGAGGTAGGGTGGGGGATTTCAGCCGAGACAGCGCGGCTGCTGGTCGAGGCCGGGGTGTGCGCCATCGACGTGGCCGGGGCCGGCGGCACCTCCTGGACCGAGGTCGAGTATCATCGGGCGCCGAATGACCGTTTCCGCCGCCTGGCGCGCGCTTTTGCCGATTGGGGTCTCTCCACCGTCGATTCTTTGCTCGAGGTGCGCAGGCTCTATCCCTACCTGCCGCTCTTTGCCAGCGGTGGGCTGCGCGGCGGCATCGACGTGGCCAAGTGCCTGGCCCTGGGCGCCGACCTGGGCGGCATGGCCGGGCCTTTCCTGAAGGCCGCCGACAAGGGCGCCGAGGCCGTGGCCGACGAGATCGCGGCCACATTGGCCGAATTGCGGGTGGCGATGTTCGCGGCCGGGGCCGCCAATCTGACCGAACTGCGCCGGCCAGGACGCCTGGTCGAAAGGCAGGGCTGCTAG
- a CDS encoding MFS transporter, with protein sequence MTATPSIRRQRWAWYLYDFGNSAFASVVYLAVFSAYFKQVVVGGAEGTRLWGLSIGIALFIVAFIAPVLGALADYSGAKKRFLLAFTVVAVVFTGLLFFVQKGDIAMGMLFFILAEIGYRSGQLFYDAFLPEVAGDDDMGKISGIGWAVGSAGGVIALLIILPLVLLIKGDFIIRLSMVITAVFWAVAAAPLALWLQEKRQARPLPKGQNYFSMAVKQVAHTIGTAGHYREMSRFMLAFLVYGCGVAIALEFAAIIGATLYGMKQEGIIIFAIIVQIANVAGAYAFGLLVQRLGAKPSLIASLVLMIGIVAALYVSRTQVAFFLIGAGAGIAMAGIQSVSRTTVGLFAPPKQTAEFFGFFTLVGRLSFWIGPAIFGVLAAEAAQWYEARGVAVGPAEQQGLRLAILAIGVFLLIGLLLLLIVNEKKARLASRTAVSA encoded by the coding sequence ATGACGGCAACTCCATCCATCCGGCGCCAACGCTGGGCCTGGTATCTGTACGATTTCGGCAACTCCGCCTTCGCTTCCGTGGTCTATCTGGCGGTCTTCTCGGCCTATTTCAAGCAAGTGGTGGTGGGCGGCGCCGAAGGCACGCGGCTGTGGGGGCTGTCTATCGGCATCGCCCTGTTCATCGTCGCCTTCATCGCCCCGGTGTTGGGTGCGTTGGCCGACTATTCCGGCGCCAAAAAACGTTTCCTGCTGGCCTTCACGGTGGTAGCAGTGGTGTTCACCGGCTTGCTTTTCTTTGTCCAGAAAGGCGACATCGCCATGGGCATGCTGTTCTTCATCCTGGCCGAGATCGGCTATCGCTCCGGCCAGCTTTTCTACGACGCCTTCCTGCCCGAAGTGGCTGGCGATGACGATATGGGCAAGATCTCCGGCATCGGCTGGGCGGTGGGGTCGGCGGGCGGCGTCATCGCCCTGCTGATCATCCTCCCACTCGTCCTGCTGATCAAGGGCGATTTCATCATCCGGCTGTCGATGGTGATCACGGCCGTGTTCTGGGCTGTGGCCGCCGCCCCCCTCGCCCTCTGGCTGCAAGAAAAACGCCAGGCACGACCTCTGCCCAAAGGCCAGAACTATTTCAGCATGGCCGTGAAACAGGTGGCGCACACCATCGGCACAGCCGGCCACTACCGCGAAATGAGCAGGTTTATGCTCGCCTTCCTGGTCTATGGCTGCGGCGTCGCCATCGCCCTTGAGTTCGCCGCCATCATTGGCGCCACGCTCTATGGCATGAAACAGGAAGGCATCATCATCTTCGCCATCATCGTTCAGATCGCCAATGTGGCCGGCGCCTACGCTTTCGGGCTGCTGGTGCAACGGTTGGGTGCCAAACCGAGCTTGATCGCCTCTCTGGTGCTGATGATTGGCATCGTCGCCGCCCTCTATGTCAGCCGCACCCAAGTCGCCTTCTTCCTCATCGGCGCCGGGGCCGGCATCGCCATGGCTGGCATCCAATCCGTCAGCCGCACGACTGTAGGCCTCTTTGCCCCGCCCAAACAGACGGCTGAGTTCTTCGGCTTCTTCACCCTGGTCGGTCGCCTCTCCTTCTGGATTGGTCCCGCCATCTTCGGGGTGCTGGCCGCCGAAGCCGCGCAGTGGTACGAGGCTCGCGGCGTTGCCGTCGGCCCGGCCGAACAGCAAGGCCTGCGCCTGGCCATCCTCGCCATCGGCGTCTTCCTCCTGATCGGCCTGCTCTTACTCCTGATCGTCAACGAGAAAAAGGCGCGTTTGGCCTCTCGAACAGCCGTAAGCGCGTAA
- a CDS encoding penicillin acylase family protein, translating to MSTNTKQPLPRRRLGLAGRILFVVLGILLIAVLALVGFGVYQARLAWPQTKGALQLPGLQDTVTVIRDKRGVPHIYASNSHDLFMAQGFVHAQDRFWQMEFWRRIGQGRLSELFGESSLSQDRFLRTMGVQRSAELSWQQLDAETRAALEAYAEGVNVYIEQNKGRLPLEFRLLGLTGVQFTPEPWTPINTLTWATMMAYNLGGNYDNELDRAQMMARYGEDWMRELTAYPYPADRPLILPEGVAWEKVDTNLLAGLPPSLLLGQGEGIGSNNWVVGGSRTETGMPLLANDPHLSIQMPSIWYENGLHCQPKSAACAFDVVGFSFPTSPGVVIGHNDRIAWGATNAYPDVQDLYIEKVNPANPDQYEVNGQWVEMEVSQEEIKVAGRDQPEILTVRRTRHGPIMNDVAYGTQSRWAYGWQPLALRWTALEGSRIPSAVLGINLAQNWEQFRAALAQWDAPSQNFVYADVDGNIGYQMPGQIPFRPHDGLVPVPGWTDDYEWQGFVPFDQLPSSYNPDQGYIVTANNLVAPYEQYPWLTRHEGSQGFRAQRIVDMIEAKDKIGVADFMAIHGDDANVFAGDVIPRLAEVKLDRSEVAAARDRLLSWDLQETMDSPEAAFFEAFWYYLPTEMFADELSEMAPRDRELVRQIMQDPDSHWWDDLRTPDRETQDQILARTLDKAYDLVVERLGSNPSQWRWGALHTATFRNQTLGESGIGLIEGIFNRGPFETAGGGEIVNATGWSTADEDLFQLTSLPSLRVIIDLADFSRSVATNTTGQSGHPYHKHYDDQIDQWRRIEYAPIYWLRDQVEAHSEGTLTLMP from the coding sequence ATGTCCACAAACACAAAACAACCCCTCCCCCGCCGACGACTCGGCCTCGCCGGACGCATCTTGTTTGTCGTTCTTGGCATCCTCCTCATCGCCGTCCTTGCCCTTGTCGGCTTTGGCGTCTATCAGGCGCGGCTGGCCTGGCCGCAGACCAAAGGCGCGCTGCAACTGCCCGGTCTGCAGGATACCGTCACCGTCATCCGCGACAAGCGCGGCGTCCCCCACATCTACGCCAGCAACAGCCATGATCTGTTCATGGCCCAGGGCTTCGTCCACGCCCAGGACCGGTTCTGGCAGATGGAATTCTGGCGGCGCATCGGCCAGGGTCGCCTCTCCGAGCTGTTTGGCGAATCCAGCCTGTCACAGGACCGTTTCTTGCGCACGATGGGCGTGCAACGCAGCGCCGAGCTGAGCTGGCAGCAACTCGACGCCGAAACCAGGGCCGCCCTCGAAGCCTACGCCGAAGGCGTCAACGTCTATATCGAGCAAAACAAGGGCCGGCTGCCGCTCGAATTCCGTCTCCTGGGCCTGACCGGCGTCCAATTCACACCCGAACCCTGGACTCCGATCAATACCCTCACCTGGGCGACGATGATGGCCTACAACCTGGGCGGCAACTACGATAATGAGCTGGACCGCGCCCAAATGATGGCCCGCTATGGCGAGGACTGGATGCGGGAATTGACCGCCTACCCCTATCCTGCCGACCGGCCCCTCATCCTGCCGGAGGGCGTCGCCTGGGAGAAGGTCGATACCAACCTCCTCGCCGGGCTGCCCCCCAGCTTGCTTCTGGGCCAGGGCGAAGGCATCGGCAGCAACAACTGGGTGGTCGGCGGCAGCCGCACCGAGACCGGCATGCCCTTGCTGGCCAACGACCCCCATCTCAGCATCCAGATGCCCTCGATCTGGTACGAAAACGGGCTTCATTGCCAGCCCAAGAGCGCCGCCTGCGCCTTCGACGTGGTCGGGTTCTCTTTTCCCACCTCGCCCGGCGTCGTCATCGGCCACAACGACCGCATCGCCTGGGGCGCAACGAATGCCTATCCCGATGTGCAGGACCTCTACATCGAGAAGGTCAATCCTGCCAACCCCGACCAATACGAGGTCAACGGCCAGTGGGTGGAGATGGAAGTCAGCCAAGAGGAGATCAAGGTGGCGGGCCGCGACCAGCCTGAGATCCTGACCGTGCGCCGCACTCGTCATGGCCCGATCATGAACGACGTTGCCTATGGCACGCAGTCGCGTTGGGCCTATGGCTGGCAGCCGCTGGCCCTGCGCTGGACGGCCCTGGAGGGCAGTCGTATCCCCAGCGCTGTGCTTGGCATCAACCTCGCCCAGAACTGGGAGCAGTTTCGCGCCGCCCTGGCCCAATGGGACGCGCCGTCGCAGAATTTCGTCTACGCCGATGTGGACGGCAATATCGGCTACCAGATGCCCGGCCAGATTCCCTTCCGGCCTCACGATGGCCTCGTGCCGGTGCCCGGCTGGACGGATGACTACGAATGGCAGGGCTTCGTACCCTTCGATCAACTACCGTCTTCCTACAACCCCGACCAGGGCTACATCGTCACGGCCAACAACCTCGTCGCGCCCTACGAGCAATATCCGTGGCTCACACGACATGAGGGGTCGCAGGGCTTCCGCGCTCAGCGCATCGTCGATATGATCGAAGCAAAGGACAAGATCGGCGTCGCCGATTTCATGGCGATCCACGGTGACGACGCCAATGTCTTTGCGGGCGATGTGATCCCGCGGCTGGCCGAGGTCAAGCTCGATCGCAGTGAGGTGGCGGCGGCCCGCGACCGGCTCCTGAGCTGGGATTTGCAGGAGACGATGGACAGTCCCGAGGCTGCTTTCTTCGAGGCCTTCTGGTACTACTTGCCCACCGAGATGTTCGCCGATGAGCTAAGCGAGATGGCCCCGCGCGACCGTGAGCTTGTCCGCCAGATCATGCAGGACCCAGACTCGCACTGGTGGGACGATTTGCGCACGCCCGACCGCGAAACCCAGGACCAAATTCTGGCCCGGACGCTGGACAAAGCCTATGATCTCGTGGTCGAGCGCCTGGGGAGCAATCCCAGCCAATGGCGGTGGGGCGCCTTGCACACAGCCACCTTCCGCAACCAAACCCTGGGCGAATCGGGCATCGGCCTCATCGAAGGCATCTTCAATCGCGGCCCGTTCGAGACGGCGGGCGGCGGCGAGATCGTCAATGCCACGGGCTGGTCAACCGCCGACGAAGACCTCTTCCAGCTGACCTCGCTCCCCTCGTTGCGCGTGATCATCGACCTGGCCGACTTCAGCCGCTCGGTCGCCACCAACACTACCGGTCAGTCGGGCCACCCCTACCACAAGCATTACGACGACCAGATCGACCAGTGGCGGCGGATCGAGTATGCGCCGATATACTGGCTGCGCGACCAGGTGGAAGCCCACAGTGAAGGGACATTGACGTTGATGCCGTAA
- a CDS encoding PIN domain-containing protein — protein MALEQGKRERFVIDACALIAYFNDEEGASVVTDILNRARGGEIDLYAASVNSYELYYDCLKRDAEMAQELLSDIRELPVVVVETLDDSLMQFAGRYKTYYRLSLADSIALGLAQQLDAYLVSSDHHEFDVIEADGAVRQYWIR, from the coding sequence ATGGCGCTTGAGCAGGGAAAGCGCGAACGATTTGTGATCGACGCCTGCGCCTTGATTGCCTACTTCAATGATGAGGAAGGCGCATCGGTGGTGACAGATATCCTGAACCGTGCTCGGGGCGGAGAGATCGACTTGTATGCTGCTTCGGTGAACAGCTACGAGCTTTACTACGACTGTCTGAAGCGCGATGCGGAGATGGCTCAAGAACTCCTGAGCGATATCCGCGAGTTGCCAGTTGTCGTCGTTGAGACACTGGATGACTCACTGATGCAGTTCGCCGGCCGCTATAAGACTTACTATCGTCTCTCTTTGGCGGATTCCATTGCTCTCGGTCTGGCGCAGCAGCTTGATGCATATTTGGTCAGCAGCGATCATCATGAGTTCGATGTCATAGAAGCGGATGGTGCAGTGCGCCAATATTGGATACGGTAG
- a CDS encoding polyprenyl synthetase family protein: protein MLDLSTFGALWLPKLEAYLRGMLAGEAPVVSGMYGMMRYHLGWEDPAGQPETANQGKRVRPLVVLLACQAAGGDPYTALPAAAAVELVHNFSLIHDDIEDGSPTRRHRPTLWSLFGPAQAINAGDAMFTLARLALARLSERETPAPRALSAFYLFDQTCLCLTEGQHLDMSFETRTEVSPDDYLTMIGGKTAALLAASAQLGAIVAGASQEAGGQFWRFGHELGLSFQIQDDILGIWGDEAQTGKSAASDLLTRKKTLPVLFALARPGDDAQALRRFYRPDHDLTPGDLTPSDLPAMLALLDRLGARSYAAAAAQTHAEAALAALAATGGEAEGVAMLRELALKLLGRES from the coding sequence ATGCTCGACCTTTCCACCTTCGGCGCCCTGTGGCTGCCCAAGCTCGAAGCCTATCTGCGGGGGATGCTGGCCGGAGAAGCCCCGGTGGTGAGTGGGATGTATGGCATGATGCGCTATCACCTGGGCTGGGAGGACCCGGCCGGGCAGCCAGAGACGGCCAACCAGGGCAAGCGCGTGCGGCCGCTGGTGGTGTTGCTGGCATGTCAGGCCGCGGGCGGCGACCCCTACACCGCTCTGCCGGCGGCGGCGGCGGTGGAGCTGGTGCACAATTTCTCGCTCATCCACGACGACATCGAGGATGGCAGCCCCACCCGCCGCCATCGCCCTACCCTTTGGAGCTTGTTCGGCCCGGCGCAGGCCATCAATGCCGGCGACGCCATGTTCACCCTCGCCCGGCTGGCCCTGGCCCGGCTGAGCGAGCGCGAGACGCCCGCGCCCCGCGCCCTCTCTGCCTTCTATCTCTTCGACCAGACCTGCCTGTGCCTGACCGAGGGCCAGCATCTGGACATGAGCTTCGAGACCCGCACCGAGGTCTCGCCCGATGACTATCTGACCATGATCGGCGGCAAGACGGCGGCGTTGCTGGCGGCCTCGGCGCAATTGGGCGCCATCGTTGCCGGCGCCAGCCAGGAGGCGGGGGGCCAGTTCTGGCGCTTCGGCCACGAGCTGGGCCTCAGTTTTCAGATTCAGGACGACATCCTGGGCATCTGGGGCGACGAGGCTCAGACCGGCAAATCGGCCGCCAGCGATCTGCTGACGCGCAAGAAGACACTGCCCGTGCTTTTTGCCCTGGCCCGGCCCGGCGATGATGCCCAAGCCCTGCGCCGCTTCTACCGGCCCGACCACGACCTGACTCCGGGCGACCTAACTCCGAGCGATCTGCCGGCCATGCTGGCCCTGCTCGACCGCTTGGGCGCCCGCAGCTACGCCGCCGCCGCCGCCCAAACCCATGCCGAGGCAGCGCTGGCGGCCCTGGCGGCTACCGGCGGCGAGGCCGAGGGCGTGGCGATGTTGCGCGAGTTGGCCCTGAAGCTGTTGGGTCGGGAGAGTTGA
- a CDS encoding SDR family oxidoreductase gives MQHLEGKVALITGAGRRGGIGAAVARRLAGAGAQVVVSDLCAAPMSGVASPGGGQWEELQTLAEEIAGLGVRALALRGDVTARAEVESMVAETLRAFGRLDILVNNAGVALGPAPVAQMQEAAWRRTLDINATGVFLCCQAAIPALIRSSKSGRIVNMSSLAAIRPKPYLAAYAASKAAVIALTQSLAQEVAPFGITVNAILPGDIDTAFKQWGLQIESLVRSRPYEQVYAEAVAQIPVGRMGLPEDVASLVAYLASPEASFITGQAYPLTGGRELVAASLPA, from the coding sequence ATGCAACATCTCGAAGGCAAAGTCGCACTCATTACGGGCGCCGGGCGGCGCGGCGGCATTGGCGCGGCGGTGGCGCGGCGGCTGGCGGGTGCGGGCGCGCAGGTCGTCGTCTCCGACCTCTGTGCGGCGCCGATGAGCGGCGTCGCCAGCCCTGGCGGCGGGCAGTGGGAGGAATTGCAGACGCTGGCCGAAGAGATCGCCGGCCTGGGGGTGCGGGCGCTGGCCTTGCGCGGCGATGTCACCGCCCGCGCCGAGGTCGAAAGCATGGTCGCCGAGACCCTGCGGGCCTTCGGGCGGCTCGACATCCTGGTGAACAACGCCGGCGTGGCCCTCGGCCCGGCCCCCGTCGCCCAGATGCAGGAAGCGGCCTGGCGCCGGACGCTGGACATCAACGCCACCGGCGTCTTTCTCTGCTGCCAGGCCGCCATCCCGGCCCTGATCAGAAGCAGCAAGTCGGGGCGCATCGTCAATATGTCGTCGCTGGCCGCCATCCGACCCAAACCCTATCTCGCGGCCTATGCCGCCAGCAAGGCCGCCGTCATCGCCCTGACGCAGTCGCTGGCCCAGGAAGTGGCGCCGTTTGGCATCACCGTCAACGCCATCCTGCCCGGCGACATCGACACCGCCTTCAAGCAGTGGGGCCTCCAGATCGAATCGCTGGTGCGCAGCCGCCCCTACGAGCAGGTCTACGCCGAGGCCGTAGCCCAGATCCCAGTGGGGCGCATGGGGCTGCCGGAGGATGTGGCCAGCTTGGTGGCCTATCTGGCTTCGCCGGAAGCCAGCTTCATCACCGGCCAGGCTTATCCGCTCACGGGCGGGCGCGAGTTGGTGGCGGCATCCCTGCCGGCGTAG
- a CDS encoding MGMT family protein, whose product MRGSFGARTSFFDQVYLLVRQIPAGKVASYGQIAELLEAPGAARTVGWALASLSREQAETVPWQRVINKSGRCSIRSFETSALDQQRLLEAEGVEFNQAGYTDMRRFGWEGLNPDEVRVLIEISL is encoded by the coding sequence ATGAGAGGCAGCTTCGGCGCCCGGACATCGTTCTTCGACCAGGTCTACCTCCTCGTCCGCCAGATACCGGCCGGCAAAGTGGCGTCCTACGGCCAGATCGCCGAGCTTTTGGAGGCGCCCGGCGCGGCGCGGACGGTGGGGTGGGCGCTGGCCTCGCTCAGCCGTGAACAGGCAGAGACCGTTCCCTGGCAGCGGGTGATCAACAAGAGCGGGCGCTGCTCGATTCGCAGTTTCGAGACCTCGGCCCTGGACCAGCAGCGGTTGCTGGAGGCAGAAGGGGTCGAGTTCAACCAGGCCGGCTACACCGACATGCGACGTTTTGGCTGGGAGGGGCTGAATCCTGACGAAGTACGTGTTCTTATCGAAATATCACTATAA